In Syntrophobacterales bacterium, a single genomic region encodes these proteins:
- a CDS encoding DUF190 domain-containing protein, with the protein MKLPYESVLLRVFIGESDKTNGRPLHEVIVEEARKRGMAGATVLRGFLGFGANSRIHTAKILRLSEDLPMVIEIVDAEEKIEAFLPDLNQLVAEGMVTLEKVRVIVHRHNSRVLSPES; encoded by the coding sequence ATGAAGCTTCCTTATGAATCGGTATTATTGCGTGTTTTTATCGGCGAAAGCGACAAGACCAACGGTCGCCCGCTTCATGAAGTCATTGTCGAGGAGGCACGTAAACGGGGAATGGCGGGGGCTACGGTATTGCGCGGGTTTCTTGGTTTTGGCGCCAACAGCCGAATCCATACTGCCAAGATCCTGCGCCTTTCCGAGGATCTGCCGATGGTAATCGAGATCGTTGATGCCGAGGAAAAAATAGAGGCTTTTTTACCCGATCTGAATCAGTTGGTCGCCGAGGGGATGGTGACGCTCGAAAAGGTACGGGTGATTGTTCATCGGCACAACTCAAGGGTTTTATCCCCGGAGTCATAA
- a CDS encoding rubredoxin produces the protein MGKYVCDVCGYIYDSAEGDTEGGIPAGTAFANLPEDWTCPVCGASKEEFSPEE, from the coding sequence ATGGGAAAATACGTATGCGATGTATGCGGTTACATATATGATTCGGCGGAGGGAGACACGGAGGGAGGCATCCCTGCGGGGACGGCCTTTGCCAACCTTCCCGAGGACTGGACATGTCCGGTGTGCGGCGCTTCCAAGGAAGAATTCTCCCCGGAAGAGTAG
- a CDS encoding anaerobic ribonucleoside-triphosphate reductase, giving the protein MSSDLEQERRRNAETTDITLFVRTSGEESAQWNRRMIVEALIREAQLDEATADEISKEVEKQIFASGIGMLTTALIRELVDARLIERGMEQARRLHARLGFPLYDVRQLIFHRNKENANVPHDPEGTNLALVEGIKREYALHDVFSREIVEAHVSGDIHLHGLGYVDRPYGFFQSLEYLKLFGLKLPNFVTVAAPARHPEVLLAHMVRFGASLQGHISGMIGWDAVNISFAPYLAGMEDGQIEQFAQMLVYEFSQLTSSRGGQAIFTDIHLYWEVPDFISELPAIGPGGKPTGRTFREHGEDARRFARALMRVYRKGDAAGKPFIFPRPIVHITERFFQTAGHEAFLEEACGAAAAMGNPCFVLERGAAVGLAPGAGFAFPGVEAKEPCKRRYASIQNVTINLPRLGYRALEMDDDRLFSLLDETLAKAVKAHLQKRDFIERLLASGDSGPLAMLGMKSDGLAYLRMSDAVYLVGMTGLNELVKIRTKGELHDSEEALVLGMAIIGYMKEEVERLSASHGMKFLLEQTPAETTAYRFARLDLKSFSPLAGHYVLGNIAKNEIYYTNSTHLRPSAPVDPLTRILREGHFHPFVQAGSVTNIELGASEPPASELAELIMRAFRETRNNQIVFSPEFTSCLSCGAAMRGLRAACSFCGSKEVDGLARITQYYSFTSGWNRGKRAELNDRRRVW; this is encoded by the coding sequence ATGAGCTCTGATTTGGAACAGGAACGGCGGCGCAACGCGGAAACAACCGATATCACCCTTTTTGTCCGTACCTCCGGCGAGGAGAGCGCCCAGTGGAACCGTCGCATGATCGTCGAGGCACTTATCCGTGAGGCGCAGCTCGACGAGGCGACCGCCGATGAGATCAGCAAGGAGGTGGAGAAACAGATTTTTGCATCCGGGATAGGCATGCTGACCACGGCGCTCATCCGGGAACTTGTTGACGCCCGCCTGATCGAAAGGGGGATGGAGCAGGCACGACGTCTGCACGCCCGACTCGGCTTTCCCCTCTACGATGTCCGACAGCTCATCTTTCATCGCAACAAGGAAAACGCCAACGTTCCCCATGACCCGGAAGGGACAAATCTGGCCCTTGTCGAGGGGATAAAACGCGAATACGCCCTGCACGATGTATTTTCCCGGGAGATTGTCGAAGCCCATGTTTCGGGCGACATCCATCTGCATGGCTTGGGTTACGTTGACCGTCCCTACGGCTTTTTTCAATCGCTCGAATATCTCAAGCTATTTGGCTTGAAACTGCCCAATTTTGTGACAGTAGCCGCCCCTGCCCGCCATCCCGAGGTGCTTTTGGCCCACATGGTGCGCTTTGGCGCCTCCTTGCAGGGGCATATCTCCGGCATGATCGGCTGGGACGCGGTAAACATCTCTTTTGCCCCCTACTTAGCGGGGATGGAAGACGGCCAGATCGAGCAGTTTGCGCAGATGCTTGTTTACGAATTCTCGCAGCTAACCTCGTCGCGTGGCGGACAGGCGATCTTTACCGATATCCATCTGTACTGGGAAGTTCCTGATTTTATTTCCGAACTTCCCGCCATCGGCCCGGGCGGAAAGCCTACCGGCCGCACCTTTAGGGAGCATGGCGAGGACGCGCGGCGCTTTGCCCGGGCGCTGATGCGGGTTTACCGGAAGGGCGACGCGGCGGGCAAGCCGTTCATCTTTCCCCGGCCTATTGTCCATATTACGGAGCGATTTTTCCAGACCGCGGGACACGAGGCATTTCTGGAGGAGGCGTGCGGTGCTGCCGCGGCCATGGGCAATCCCTGTTTTGTGCTGGAGCGGGGGGCGGCGGTCGGCCTTGCGCCCGGAGCGGGCTTCGCTTTTCCCGGGGTAGAGGCAAAAGAACCCTGTAAAAGGCGCTATGCGTCGATTCAGAATGTTACGATCAATCTTCCCCGGCTCGGATATCGCGCCTTGGAGATGGATGACGACAGGCTGTTTTCCCTGCTTGACGAAACCCTCGCGAAGGCCGTCAAAGCGCATCTGCAAAAAAGGGATTTCATCGAGCGACTGCTTGCCTCCGGCGATTCGGGACCGCTGGCGATGCTCGGCATGAAAAGCGACGGTTTGGCCTACCTCCGGATGTCCGATGCGGTTTATCTGGTTGGGATGACGGGTCTCAATGAACTGGTGAAGATAAGGACAAAAGGGGAACTGCACGATTCCGAGGAGGCGCTCGTCCTGGGTATGGCGATCATCGGGTATATGAAGGAAGAGGTGGAGCGATTGTCCGCAAGCCACGGGATGAAATTCCTGCTGGAACAGACGCCCGCGGAGACAACCGCCTACCGCTTTGCCCGCCTTGACCTGAAGAGCTTCTCCCCGCTGGCTGGGCATTATGTGCTTGGCAATATTGCAAAAAATGAGATTTACTATACGAATTCCACCCACCTTCGTCCCTCGGCGCCGGTTGATCCCCTGACGCGGATCCTCCGGGAGGGGCATTTCCACCCTTTTGTGCAGGCCGGCTCGGTTACCAACATAGAATTGGGCGCGTCGGAGCCGCCGGCGTCGGAGCTTGCCGAACTTATCATGCGTGCCTTTCGCGAAACCAGGAACAACCAGATAGTCTTTTCCCCGGAATTTACCTCCTGCCTGAGCTGTGGGGCCGCCATGCGGGGTCTTCGCGCGGCGTGCAGTTTCTGTGGTTCAAAAGAGGTGGATGGCCTGGCGCGCATAACCCAATATTACAGCTTCACCTCCGGATGGAATCGAGGGAAGCGCGCCGAGCTCAACGACCGCCGCCGGGTATGGTAA
- a CDS encoding HD domain-containing protein, protein MAGGFGRRLYPSLKEVCPDVPSQNFIEELLRVAGLLHDVGHGPYGHFFDDNFLDSYNMTHEDLGRLIICRKLGRIISRIGRSPSGAFAEGELLDPKMAAFLIRKPQGGDDKMPRWLQMLRQLFSGTYTVDNMDYVQRDAFMTGFSLDIVDIERLCFYTFFTKDGLTLHQAGISAFNRFLNARLNLYSNVYFHRTTRALDLHLHEIFRDTVALIMPVSPALNLEAYLDFDEWRLFGEVRLWLKSPDSQKRRLAREWEKLHNREVKWKMSFAAELSIDQLQKGTGFAGAADYEARIRSFLPSSLRKKVFRVDLATQDPRPLNPMADTEKKVNIFEPATGAISMEPLRDIYRFIPARIVQLRVFSLDHEHDDLLARAAERALASLGGISRTNI, encoded by the coding sequence ATGGCGGGCGGGTTCGGGCGGCGCCTCTATCCTTCCCTGAAGGAGGTATGCCCGGATGTTCCTTCCCAGAATTTTATCGAAGAACTGCTGCGGGTTGCCGGTCTTTTGCACGATGTGGGCCACGGTCCGTACGGCCATTTCTTTGACGACAATTTTCTTGACAGCTACAATATGACTCATGAGGATCTCGGCCGGCTGATCATCTGCCGGAAGCTGGGACGTATTATCTCCCGGATCGGCCGCAGCCCGTCCGGCGCTTTTGCCGAAGGCGAGCTGCTTGATCCGAAAATGGCGGCCTTTCTGATTCGCAAGCCCCAGGGCGGAGATGATAAGATGCCTCGCTGGTTGCAGATGCTTCGTCAGCTTTTTTCCGGAACATATACTGTCGATAACATGGACTACGTGCAGCGCGACGCTTTCATGACGGGATTTTCCCTCGATATTGTCGATATCGAGCGCCTCTGCTTTTACACCTTCTTTACGAAAGACGGACTTACGCTGCACCAGGCCGGGATTTCCGCGTTCAACCGCTTTCTTAACGCCCGTTTGAACCTCTATTCCAATGTCTATTTTCATCGCACAACCCGGGCGCTCGATCTGCATCTCCACGAGATATTTCGTGATACGGTGGCGCTGATTATGCCCGTAAGCCCGGCCCTCAATCTGGAAGCTTACCTCGATTTCGACGAGTGGCGCCTTTTTGGCGAGGTGCGTTTGTGGCTGAAAAGCCCCGATTCTCAAAAGCGGCGGCTGGCCCGGGAATGGGAAAAACTTCACAACCGGGAGGTAAAATGGAAAATGTCTTTCGCCGCGGAGTTATCGATAGACCAGCTCCAGAAGGGAACGGGCTTCGCCGGGGCCGCCGATTATGAAGCCAGAATCCGTTCATTTTTGCCTTCATCCCTGAGGAAAAAGGTCTTCCGTGTTGATTTGGCTACCCAGGATCCCCGCCCGCTCAATCCGATGGCGGATACGGAAAAAAAGGTCAATATATTTGAGCCGGCGACGGGCGCGATCTCCATGGAACCTCTGCGGGACATATACCGCTTTATCCCGGCCCGGATTGTCCAGCTCCGGGTCTTTTCCCTCGATCACGAGCATGACGATCTGCTGGCCCGCGCGGCGGAACGCGCCCTTGCCTCCCTGGGCGGGATTTCCCGGACGAATATTTGA
- a CDS encoding rubrerythrin family protein, whose translation MGTKEALQQAYAGEAKAALRLKVYAEKADEESLPQIAKLFRVISFSEEIHGKRALRALKEIKTTEGNLAESFQSERGVAAVAYNQFVKEAEAEGNQAAVLHFSQSRDVEETHAKLYKEAMNHLLEERETAYYVCLICGYIADGVLPESCPVCGAGKEKFKAY comes from the coding sequence ATGGGAACAAAAGAGGCCCTGCAGCAGGCCTATGCAGGCGAGGCCAAAGCGGCCCTGCGGCTGAAGGTTTATGCGGAAAAGGCGGACGAAGAAAGTTTGCCGCAGATAGCGAAGCTCTTTCGGGTGATTTCTTTTTCGGAAGAGATTCATGGCAAGCGGGCGCTGAGGGCGCTCAAGGAGATAAAGACGACCGAAGGTAATCTTGCCGAGAGTTTTCAGTCTGAACGGGGGGTGGCGGCAGTAGCCTACAACCAGTTTGTCAAGGAGGCCGAAGCGGAGGGAAACCAGGCCGCGGTTCTTCATTTCAGCCAGAGCCGGGACGTGGAAGAGACGCACGCAAAACTCTACAAGGAGGCCATGAACCATCTCCTCGAAGAGCGGGAAACGGCTTATTATGTGTGCCTGATTTGCGGTTACATCGCCGATGGAGTCCTCCCGGAGAGCTGTCCGGTTTGCGGCGCCGGCAAGGAAAAATTCAAGGCCTATTAA
- a CDS encoding phage holin family protein, with protein sequence MRGVLLRWLVLTAAVLASSWFLDGIHVGGFLPALFAAGLLGILNALLRPLLIILTLPINILSLGLFTFVVNAFLLKIVSALVVGFDVRDFWTAVFGAIIIGGVSWLLNLFIGGKGRVERYDYIDLQKRGGKWE encoded by the coding sequence GTGAGAGGTGTGCTTCTGCGCTGGCTGGTGTTGACGGCGGCTGTTCTGGCTTCATCCTGGTTTCTGGACGGCATTCACGTCGGCGGATTTCTGCCGGCGCTCTTTGCCGCCGGGCTCCTCGGCATTCTGAACGCGTTGCTGCGCCCGCTTTTGATCATTCTAACCCTTCCTATCAACATCCTCTCCCTCGGTCTTTTCACCTTTGTGGTAAACGCCTTTTTGCTGAAGATAGTTTCCGCCCTTGTTGTCGGCTTTGATGTTCGGGATTTCTGGACTGCCGTCTTCGGGGCGATCATTATCGGCGGTGTAAGCTGGCTCTTGAATCTCTTCATCGGCGGAAAGGGTCGGGTGGAGCGCTACGATTATATAGATCTGCAAAAACGGGGCGGAAAATGGGAGTGA
- a CDS encoding GspE/PulE family protein — translation MAYQPQSTDIRDLEEKLQLRQALLEITNRIHAAQNIKQILVDLRDGILNLFNAHSLTIYVVDRTRNEIYSMFLVGAQVKEIRVPISNKSISGFVANTGKIVNIVDVYDLEELKKIDRELCFDASWDKKTGFRTRQVLAAPIFHNKTLMGVIQILNKKVGVGRFSDDETGFVKEISEVLGIAFFNQERFTRRRKTRFDYLISHDLLKDEELETAWEESREAKETVENFIMSKYKISKEDLGRSLAEFFNCRFVPFSDKTPIPGDLLVNLKMEFLRRELWVPLEKKDGVINIIIDDPNNILKRDMIENLLKTKSVKYDVSLPEDILKFVRHFYQSSGDESTLSDILEKLDAEEQVVEEDSNAVTESDSVIMQLVNKIILDAQNKRASDIHIEPNIGKRNVEVRYRVDGNCAIYQTLPFNYRAAVISRIKIMSNLDITVKRLPQDGKIKFKKPGGDDLELRVATIPTQGGVEDVVMRILAKAGDTLPLTAMGMSERNFREMTAIINKPYGMVLVVGPTGSGKTTTLHAALHEINTPDKKIWTAEDPVEITQYGLRQVQVQSKIGFDFAAAMRAFLRADPDVIMVGEMRDFETAKTGVEASLTGHLVFSTLHTNSAPETIVRLLDMGIDPLNFADALLGILAQRLVRTLCKKCKEAYHPDRTEFDEIVQVYGEKSFQRLNIAYNDDLKLYRPKGCEACDNTGYKGRMGIHELLIATDEIKRLIQKHATVEEMRDIGMEQGMTTLLQDGIYKAFQGHTDIKQVERVCIK, via the coding sequence ATGGCATACCAGCCCCAAAGTACCGATATAAGAGATCTTGAAGAAAAACTGCAACTCCGGCAGGCGCTTTTGGAGATCACCAACCGCATCCACGCCGCCCAGAATATCAAGCAGATCCTCGTTGACCTCAGAGATGGGATTTTAAACCTGTTTAATGCCCACTCGCTCACCATCTACGTCGTGGATCGCACCCGCAATGAGATATATTCCATGTTTCTCGTCGGCGCGCAGGTCAAGGAAATCCGCGTTCCCATCAGCAATAAAAGCATCTCCGGATTTGTCGCCAATACCGGAAAAATAGTAAATATAGTTGATGTTTACGATCTCGAAGAGCTAAAGAAAATCGACCGTGAACTCTGTTTTGATGCAAGCTGGGACAAAAAAACAGGGTTTCGCACCAGACAAGTGCTGGCCGCTCCGATCTTTCACAATAAAACCCTGATGGGGGTTATTCAAATCCTGAACAAAAAAGTAGGCGTCGGCAGATTTTCCGATGATGAAACCGGTTTCGTCAAAGAAATATCCGAAGTTCTCGGCATCGCTTTCTTCAATCAGGAGCGCTTCACAAGGCGCCGCAAAACCCGCTTTGACTATTTGATAAGTCACGACCTGCTAAAGGATGAAGAACTCGAGACCGCCTGGGAGGAATCGCGAGAGGCCAAGGAGACCGTCGAAAACTTCATAATGAGTAAATATAAAATCTCCAAAGAGGACCTTGGCCGTTCCCTGGCGGAGTTTTTCAACTGCCGGTTCGTTCCTTTTTCCGACAAGACGCCCATTCCCGGAGATTTGCTGGTCAATCTGAAGATGGAATTTCTCCGCAGGGAGCTTTGGGTGCCGCTGGAAAAAAAGGATGGGGTAATCAACATCATCATTGACGACCCCAACAACATCCTCAAGCGGGACATGATTGAAAACCTTCTGAAAACAAAGTCTGTCAAATACGACGTTTCCCTGCCGGAAGATATCCTCAAATTTGTAAGACATTTCTACCAGTCATCCGGCGATGAAAGCACCCTGAGCGATATCCTCGAAAAACTGGATGCGGAAGAGCAGGTTGTAGAAGAGGACAGCAATGCCGTCACCGAGTCCGACAGCGTCATCATGCAGCTCGTCAACAAGATTATCCTCGACGCCCAGAACAAACGAGCCTCGGATATTCATATTGAACCAAATATAGGCAAGAGAAACGTGGAGGTGCGCTACCGGGTCGATGGAAATTGCGCAATCTACCAGACACTTCCTTTCAATTACCGGGCCGCGGTGATCTCCAGGATCAAGATCATGTCCAATCTGGACATTACCGTAAAGCGTCTCCCCCAGGACGGAAAAATCAAGTTCAAGAAACCGGGTGGCGATGACCTCGAACTGCGCGTCGCCACCATCCCGACGCAAGGAGGGGTAGAGGATGTCGTCATGAGAATCCTGGCCAAGGCCGGCGATACGCTCCCGCTTACCGCCATGGGAATGTCCGAACGCAACTTCCGGGAAATGACGGCTATTATCAACAAGCCCTACGGCATGGTGCTGGTGGTGGGGCCAACCGGTTCCGGAAAAACGACAACGCTGCATGCGGCGCTGCACGAGATCAATACCCCGGACAAGAAGATCTGGACGGCGGAGGATCCTGTCGAAATAACCCAGTACGGGCTCCGGCAGGTGCAGGTGCAGTCGAAGATCGGTTTTGACTTCGCCGCGGCCATGCGCGCCTTTCTCCGCGCCGATCCGGATGTGATCATGGTCGGCGAAATGCGCGATTTTGAAACGGCCAAAACCGGCGTCGAGGCATCCCTGACCGGCCATCTCGTCTTCAGTACGCTCCACACCAACAGCGCCCCGGAAACTATTGTCCGGCTTTTGGACATGGGGATCGACCCGCTCAATTTCGCCGACGCCCTTTTGGGGATTTTGGCCCAGCGTCTCGTCAGAACCCTCTGCAAAAAGTGCAAGGAGGCCTACCATCCCGATCGCACCGAATTTGACGAGATTGTCCAGGTTTACGGCGAAAAATCTTTTCAGAGACTCAACATCGCCTACAATGACGACTTAAAGCTTTACCGGCCCAAAGGCTGTGAAGCCTGTGATAATACAGGGTACAAGGGCAGGATGGGAATACACGAACTGCTGATCGCCACCGATGAAATAAAACGGCTCATTCAGAAACATGCGACGGTCGAGGAGATGCGCGATATTGGGATGGAGCAGGGGATGACTACCCTCCTTCAGGACGGAATTTACAAGGCATTTCAGGGACATACCGACATAAAACAGGTGGAGCGGGTCTGTATCAAGTAA
- a CDS encoding 3-keto-5-aminohexanoate cleavage protein: MASNYQDWQYDWEKSYLQSTEDFIFPNTFLTMRQFLEKFSSRTTKPEFEIYDLGMVNNLVFLNGLGLAVLLAGMAPGRVL; encoded by the coding sequence ATCGCGAGCAATTACCAGGATTGGCAATACGACTGGGAAAAGTCTTATCTGCAGTCCACCGAGGATTTCATTTTTCCCAACACATTTCTGACGATGCGGCAGTTTCTGGAAAAATTCTCCTCCCGGACGACAAAACCGGAATTCGAGATCTATGACCTCGGGATGGTCAACAATCTGGTTTTCCTGAATGGCCTGGGGCTCGCCGTTTTACTGGCGGGGATGGCACCGGGAAGGGTACTGTGA
- the mutS gene encoding DNA mismatch repair protein MutS yields the protein MGVSDLTPAMKQYAEVKSSYPDSILLFRMGDFYEMFFEDALTASKALEITLTSRNKNSKDAVPLCGFPYHAVSSYITKLIEKGFKVAVCEQVEDPKLAKGVVRREVVRVVTPGLLLDDANLKAKENNYLAALTKAAGKYALAFVDISTGEFRIAETGDRELFLVQTAGLEISELLVNQELGDESLIMNISGEGRGAGRCLVNRFPSGYFAAQTAEDVIYRHFSEEKISGMSLKDHPAALGAAGAVLAYMIETQKDRLRHINSLSWHQSADCLVLDGTAERNLELFSTISDGKKGNSLFSVIDETVTAPGARRLRWWLGRPLRDPLRIRERLAAVSEIKEEHLLRESLRFALHSVYDMERLGSRISVGLANGRDLVALKTSFAVLPKIRTLIAGCEAPLLKTIHDGIDEMQDLRELIENAIVDAPPFTIREGGIVREGYDPELDGLISVARDGKKWIAALEEKERRRTGINSLRVGFNSVFGYYIEITKANSALAPPDYIRKQTLVNAERYINEELKGYEGTVLHAEERLQEREYEIFVGIRDKAALEIPRIQRTAACIADLDAIASLAEVAERRGYCCPVVDEGETIEIADGRHPVVESLAGGSGFVPNDILLDMDKNRFLIITGPNMAGKSTYIRQVALIVLMAQAGSFVPAAKARIGVVDRIFTRIGAADNLARGQSTFMVEMTEVAEILKSATKRSLIILDEVGRGTSTFDGLSIAWATAEYIHDSPALGARTLFATHYHELTDLAATKEGVSNFNVAVREWGEKIIFLRKIITGGANRSYGIQVARLAGVPEEVIARAKEILLNLEKGELDEAGMPKIARGKKTKRQNDNQLNLFQPEKDWVLDEITKSDVLNMTPLAALQQISDWKKRLT from the coding sequence ATGGGAGTGAGCGATCTGACCCCGGCAATGAAGCAGTATGCCGAGGTCAAGAGCAGTTATCCGGACAGCATCCTCCTGTTCCGCATGGGCGATTTTTACGAGATGTTCTTCGAGGACGCCCTGACGGCCTCGAAGGCGCTCGAAATAACACTGACGTCAAGAAACAAAAACAGCAAGGATGCAGTTCCTCTCTGCGGTTTTCCCTATCACGCGGTATCTTCATACATCACAAAGCTGATCGAAAAAGGGTTCAAGGTGGCTGTCTGCGAACAGGTCGAGGACCCAAAGCTTGCCAAAGGGGTGGTCAGGCGCGAGGTGGTGCGCGTCGTCACCCCCGGACTGCTGCTCGATGACGCGAACCTGAAAGCGAAGGAGAATAACTATCTTGCCGCGCTTACGAAAGCCGCCGGAAAATACGCGCTGGCCTTTGTCGATATCTCCACGGGGGAATTCCGCATAGCCGAAACGGGCGATCGCGAGTTGTTTCTGGTGCAGACCGCGGGGCTCGAGATCAGCGAGCTGCTGGTAAATCAGGAGCTGGGCGATGAAAGCCTGATTATGAATATCTCCGGAGAGGGAAGGGGGGCGGGTCGTTGTCTGGTAAACCGCTTTCCTTCCGGGTATTTTGCAGCGCAAACGGCCGAAGACGTTATATATCGCCATTTCTCCGAGGAAAAAATTTCGGGGATGTCCCTGAAAGACCATCCGGCGGCACTGGGGGCGGCAGGCGCGGTGCTTGCTTATATGATCGAGACCCAGAAGGATCGCCTCCGTCATATAAACTCCCTTTCCTGGCATCAGAGTGCCGATTGCCTGGTGCTGGACGGGACGGCGGAGAGGAATCTCGAACTCTTCTCCACCATTTCCGACGGCAAAAAAGGGAATTCACTTTTTAGTGTAATTGACGAAACGGTAACAGCGCCCGGCGCAAGGAGACTTCGCTGGTGGCTGGGGCGCCCGTTGCGCGATCCCCTGCGCATTCGGGAGAGGCTGGCTGCCGTTTCGGAAATAAAGGAAGAACATCTGCTTCGCGAATCGCTCCGCTTTGCCCTCCATTCTGTTTACGATATGGAGAGGCTCGGCAGCCGAATCTCCGTCGGTCTTGCCAACGGTCGCGACCTCGTCGCGCTGAAGACTTCGTTTGCGGTTCTTCCGAAAATCCGCACCCTGATCGCCGGTTGTGAGGCGCCGCTCTTAAAGACCATTCATGACGGGATCGATGAGATGCAGGATCTCCGTGAATTAATTGAAAACGCCATTGTAGATGCCCCGCCTTTTACGATCCGCGAGGGGGGAATCGTCCGGGAAGGCTATGATCCGGAGCTCGATGGTCTGATCTCAGTTGCCCGTGACGGGAAAAAGTGGATCGCCGCCCTTGAGGAGAAGGAAAGGCGGCGGACGGGGATAAACTCGCTGAGAGTCGGCTTCAACAGTGTTTTTGGTTATTATATTGAAATAACAAAGGCCAATTCTGCGCTGGCGCCCCCGGATTATATCCGCAAGCAGACGCTGGTCAATGCCGAGCGGTATATAAACGAGGAACTAAAGGGGTATGAAGGGACCGTTCTGCATGCCGAGGAGCGCCTGCAGGAGAGGGAATATGAGATATTTGTCGGAATCCGGGACAAGGCAGCGCTGGAGATACCAAGAATCCAGAGAACGGCAGCCTGCATTGCCGATCTTGACGCCATCGCCTCGCTGGCCGAGGTTGCCGAGCGGCGCGGCTACTGCTGTCCGGTTGTTGACGAGGGGGAGACAATCGAGATTGCCGACGGTCGTCATCCAGTCGTGGAAAGCCTTGCAGGGGGAAGCGGCTTTGTGCCCAATGACATCCTCCTGGATATGGATAAAAATCGTTTTTTGATTATTACCGGCCCGAACATGGCTGGCAAATCAACATATATTCGGCAGGTGGCGCTGATCGTGCTCATGGCTCAGGCCGGCAGTTTTGTCCCTGCGGCGAAGGCCCGAATCGGCGTTGTCGATCGGATTTTTACCCGCATCGGGGCGGCCGACAACCTGGCCCGCGGACAGAGCACCTTCATGGTGGAGATGACCGAGGTGGCGGAGATACTCAAGAGCGCCACGAAAAGAAGCCTAATCATTCTCGATGAGGTCGGTCGCGGCACCAGCACTTTTGACGGTCTGAGCATCGCCTGGGCGACTGCGGAATACATCCACGATTCACCGGCGCTGGGCGCCCGAACGCTTTTTGCCACCCATTACCATGAACTTACCGATCTTGCCGCAACCAAGGAGGGTGTCAGTAATTTCAATGTTGCCGTCCGGGAATGGGGGGAGAAGATAATATTTCTCCGGAAGATCATCACCGGGGGCGCCAACCGCAGCTATGGCATCCAGGTTGCCCGTCTGGCCGGTGTCCCCGAGGAGGTTATTGCACGGGCAAAGGAAATACTTCTCAATCTGGAAAAGGGGGAGCTGGATGAAGCCGGAATGCCGAAGATCGCCCGCGGCAAAAAGACGAAACGGCAAAACGACAATCAACTCAATCTTTTCCAGCCGGAAAAGGATTGGGTATTGGATGAGATAACGAAAAGCGATGTCTTGAACATGACGCCGCTTGCGGCGCTGCAACAGATCAGCGACTGGAAGAAACGCCTTACTTGA